In Manis pentadactyla isolate mManPen7 chromosome 3, mManPen7.hap1, whole genome shotgun sequence, a single window of DNA contains:
- the LOC118930583 gene encoding zinc finger protein GLI4-like isoform X1, giving the protein MIMPQQARFSFAVPQSQQPKLCHATGCFSGSTSVLFSGGEAVGWEDAPGHRWDKSLFGPCRSQAGTPSAGLKMAALGDSQEPSRVPSPVNLESPGTPGAHHHKARLHLYSHQHGSPTCSPEVFSRSPLEEELSDLDLQDVEEVRIGRDTCWPDSESESEQAPSSPHPHHPENEVDQAGGALRTLLRSLPRRPKCGDSFGQEPSLELPTDKPPGVTPYMQKRGSWQVALLPQGAPGTEGGSELGAGFGRGGAPGGKPHRCEACGKSFKYNSLLLKHQRIHTGEKPYACQECGKRFRGWSGFIQHHRIHTGEKPYECGQCGRAFSHSSHFTQHLRTHNGEKPYKCGECGQAFSQSSNLVRHQRLHTGERPYACSQCGKAFIWSSVLIEHQRIHTGEKPYECSACGKAFRGRSHFCRHLRTHTGEKPFTCGTCGKAFGQSSQLIQHQRVHYRE; this is encoded by the exons ATGATCATGCCCCAGCAGGCAAGGTTCAGTTTTGCTGTCCCCCAGAGCCAGCAGCCCAAGCTGTGCCATGCCACGGGATGCTTTTCTGGGAGTACCAGCGTGCTGTTCTCTGGGGGCGAGGCTGTGGGTTGGGAGGACGCTCCAGGCCATCGCTGGGACAAGAGCCTGTTTGGTCCTTGCAG GTCCCAGGCAGGCACTCCATCAGCAGGCCTTAAGATGGCGGCCCTGGGGGACAGTCAGGAGCCCTCTCGTGTCCCATCCCCTGTCAATCTTGAGTCACCAGGGACTCCTGGAGCCCACCACCACAAGGCCCGGCTTCATCTCTACAGTCACCAACACG GATCCCCCACCTGCAGCCCTGAGGTGTTCTCTCGGTCACCACTGGAGGAGGAACTATCGGACCTGGACCTTCAGGATGTGGAGGAGGTCCGGATTGGGAGAGACACCTGCTGGCCAG ATTCTGAGTCAGAGTCCGAGCAGGCTCCATCGTCTCCCCACCCGCACCATCCTGAAAATGAGGTGGATCAGGCCGGGGGGGCGCTGAGGACCCTTCTGAGGAGCCTTCCCCGTAGACCCAAGTGTGGGGACAGCTTTGGACAGGAGCCCAGCTTGGAGCTGCCAACTGACAAGCCTCCAGGGGTCACGCCCTACATGCAGAAGAGGGGCTCCTGGCAGGTGGCGCTCCTGCCACAGGGAGCCCCTGGCACTGAGGGGGGCTCCGAGCTGGGGGCTGGCTTCGGGCGGGGTGGTGCCCCGGGTGGGAAGCCCCACAGGTGTGAGGCCTGCGGCAAGAGCTTCAAGTACAACTCACTGCTGCTAAAGCACCAGCGCATCCACACGGGTGAGAAGCCATACGCCTGCCAGGAGTGTGGCAAGCGCTTCCGTGGCTGGTCGGGCTTCATCCAGCACCACCGCATCCACACAGGCGAGAAGCCCTATGAGTGTGGCCAGTGTGGCCGTGCCTTCAGCCACAGCTCGCACTTCACACAGCACCTGCGCACGCACAATGGCGAGAAGCCGTACAAGTGCGGCGAGTGTGGCCAGGCCTTCAGCCAGAGCTCCAACCTGGTACGCCACCAGCGGCTGCACACAGGCGAGCGGCCCTACGCCTGCAGCCAGTGCGGCAAGGCCTTCATCTGGAGCTCCGTGCTCATCGAGCACCAGCGCATCCACACGGGCGAGAAGCCCTATGAGTGCTCCGCCTGCGGCAAGGCCTTCCGGGGCCGCTCCCACTTCTGCCGGCACCTGCGGACCCACACAGGCGAGAAGCCCTTCACCTGCGGCACCTGCGGCAAGGCCTTTGGCCAGAGCTCCCAGCTTATCCAGCACCAGAGGGTCCACTACCGGGAGTAG
- the LOC118930583 gene encoding zinc finger protein GLI4-like isoform X2, producing MAALGDSQEPSRVPSPVNLESPGTPGAHHHKARLHLYSHQHGSPTCSPEVFSRSPLEEELSDLDLQDVEEVRIGRDTCWPDSESESEQAPSSPHPHHPENEVDQAGGALRTLLRSLPRRPKCGDSFGQEPSLELPTDKPPGVTPYMQKRGSWQVALLPQGAPGTEGGSELGAGFGRGGAPGGKPHRCEACGKSFKYNSLLLKHQRIHTGEKPYACQECGKRFRGWSGFIQHHRIHTGEKPYECGQCGRAFSHSSHFTQHLRTHNGEKPYKCGECGQAFSQSSNLVRHQRLHTGERPYACSQCGKAFIWSSVLIEHQRIHTGEKPYECSACGKAFRGRSHFCRHLRTHTGEKPFTCGTCGKAFGQSSQLIQHQRVHYRE from the exons ATGGCGGCCCTGGGGGACAGTCAGGAGCCCTCTCGTGTCCCATCCCCTGTCAATCTTGAGTCACCAGGGACTCCTGGAGCCCACCACCACAAGGCCCGGCTTCATCTCTACAGTCACCAACACG GATCCCCCACCTGCAGCCCTGAGGTGTTCTCTCGGTCACCACTGGAGGAGGAACTATCGGACCTGGACCTTCAGGATGTGGAGGAGGTCCGGATTGGGAGAGACACCTGCTGGCCAG ATTCTGAGTCAGAGTCCGAGCAGGCTCCATCGTCTCCCCACCCGCACCATCCTGAAAATGAGGTGGATCAGGCCGGGGGGGCGCTGAGGACCCTTCTGAGGAGCCTTCCCCGTAGACCCAAGTGTGGGGACAGCTTTGGACAGGAGCCCAGCTTGGAGCTGCCAACTGACAAGCCTCCAGGGGTCACGCCCTACATGCAGAAGAGGGGCTCCTGGCAGGTGGCGCTCCTGCCACAGGGAGCCCCTGGCACTGAGGGGGGCTCCGAGCTGGGGGCTGGCTTCGGGCGGGGTGGTGCCCCGGGTGGGAAGCCCCACAGGTGTGAGGCCTGCGGCAAGAGCTTCAAGTACAACTCACTGCTGCTAAAGCACCAGCGCATCCACACGGGTGAGAAGCCATACGCCTGCCAGGAGTGTGGCAAGCGCTTCCGTGGCTGGTCGGGCTTCATCCAGCACCACCGCATCCACACAGGCGAGAAGCCCTATGAGTGTGGCCAGTGTGGCCGTGCCTTCAGCCACAGCTCGCACTTCACACAGCACCTGCGCACGCACAATGGCGAGAAGCCGTACAAGTGCGGCGAGTGTGGCCAGGCCTTCAGCCAGAGCTCCAACCTGGTACGCCACCAGCGGCTGCACACAGGCGAGCGGCCCTACGCCTGCAGCCAGTGCGGCAAGGCCTTCATCTGGAGCTCCGTGCTCATCGAGCACCAGCGCATCCACACGGGCGAGAAGCCCTATGAGTGCTCCGCCTGCGGCAAGGCCTTCCGGGGCCGCTCCCACTTCTGCCGGCACCTGCGGACCCACACAGGCGAGAAGCCCTTCACCTGCGGCACCTGCGGCAAGGCCTTTGGCCAGAGCTCCCAGCTTATCCAGCACCAGAGGGTCCACTACCGGGAGTAG
- the ZFP41 gene encoding zinc finger protein 41 homolog: MEKPTGKVVKTQASKEEGDLQKDSPKGERASGNRKPSERSTSAKKHRKEPGLSPEDEEHIFNAFDASFKDDFEGVPVFIPFQRKKPYECSECGRIFKHKTDHIRHQRVHTGEKPFGCDQCGKTFRHSSDVTKHRRIHTGEKPFKCGECGKAFNCGSNLLKHQKTHTGEKPYECKECGKAFAYSSCLIRHRKRHPWRKH; encoded by the coding sequence ATGGAAAAGCCCACTGGCAAAGTAGTGAAGACACAGGCCTCAAAGGAGGAGGGAGATTTGCAGAAGGACTCTCCCAAAGGAGAGAGAGCATCTGGGAACAGGAAGCCAAGCGAGAGGTCCACCTCAGCTAAGAAGCACAGAAAAGAGCCCGGCCTGAGTCCTGAGGATGAGGAACATATATTCAATGCCTTTGATGCTTCCTTTAAAGATGACTTTGAGGGGGTTCCTGTATTCATTCCTTTTCAGAGAAagaaaccctatgaatgcagtGAATGTGGACGCATCTTTAAGCACAAGACTGATCACATTCGCCACCAGAgagttcacactggagagaagccCTTTGGGTGTGATCAGTGTGGAAAGACCTTTAGGCACAGCTCTGATGTGACTAAACACCGGAGGATCCACACCGGAGAAAAGCCCTTCAAATGTGGTgagtgtgggaaagccttcaacTGCGGCTCGAATCTCCTGAAACATCAGAAAACACACACAGGCGAGAAGccctatgaatgtaaggaatgtgggaaagcctttgcCTATAGCTCGTGTCTTATTCGCCATCGGAAACGCCACCCATGGAGGAAGCACTGA
- the GPIHBP1 gene encoding glycosylphosphatidylinositol-anchored high density lipoprotein-binding protein 1, with protein MDRPWDGQQQAGLSEEVTPERVQRGVRPGQQSGQPPRMKALRTMLLALLLCGQPGRGQTQDEEEEDNVDSGLDDYDDEDEDDEEAEEDSRGRALLRCYSCRSLRRGENCDQTRSCSPSQAFCKALVSHGQTESGPLTTYSAWCADTCQPITKMAEETLMTMTCCQSTLCNIPPWQDSQGSGAGSPQGSPTTGPTILLLSLLASLQVMGS; from the exons ATGGACAGGCCATGGGATGGCCAGCAGCAGGCAGGCCTGTCtgaggaggtgacacctgagcgG GTCCAGAGGGGAGTGAGGCCTGGCCAGCAGAGCGGGCAGCCCCCCAGGATGAAGGCACTGCGGACTATGCTGCTGGCCCTCTTGCTGTGCGGGCAGCCAG GGAGGGGGCAGACACAGGACGAAGAGGAGGAGGACAACGTGGACTCTGGGCTGGATGACTATGATGATGAGGACGAGGATGacgaggaggcagaggaagacagcAGGGGCAGAG CGCTGCTGCGCTGCTACTCCTGCCGGTCCCTGCGCCGTGGGGAGAACTGCGACCAGACACGGAGCTGCAGCCCCAGCCAGGCCTTCTGCAAAGCCCTCGTCTCCCATGGGCAGACCG AGTCAGGCCCCCTGACCACCTACTCAGCATGGTGTGCAGACACATGTCaacccatcaccaagatggcAGAGGAGACCCTGATGACCATGACCTGCTGCCAGTCCACCCTATGCAACATCCCACCCTGGCAGGACTCGCAGGGCAGCGGGGCAGGCAGCCCTCAGGGCAGCCCCACAACTGGGCCCACCATCCTCCTGCTCAGCCTCCTCGCCAGCCTTCAGGTGATGGGGTCCTGA